The Methanomassiliicoccales archaeon genomic sequence TCTTTTTCGATTCCCTCAGCATAATCGTGGCCAATATGCCGTTCAAGGAGGTGGCTCCCAGGGAGATGATGATGCCAAGGTTCACGTCCTCGAAACCCACCGGATCGAATATGCGGCCTACCGAAGCTTCGATGATCAGGACGGCTGCCACAATGATAAGCACGCCCTCCACCAGGGCGGATATGTTCTCCGCCTTCTGGTGGCCATACTTGTGACCCTCATCCTCGGCCTTGGCAGCAATGGACAGTGCGGCGAACATCATGATGGAGGCCACGATGTTGATGATCGACTCCAGAGCGTCGGAGAGCAATGCCACTGAGTTGGAGGTGAAATATGCCGCGAGCTTCAGCAGGAAAATGAAGATGCCTACCACGATGGCTAGCATCGCTATCCGGGTCTTGTGCACATGTGAGTCAAAGTAGGTTGGATATTAACGTTTTACTGGCTCTCAAATATATCAGAATGGGGATCGAAAGGCCGGAATCTTACATTCCTATTTGAATCACCCGGTCTGATATCGGATGCGATAATTATCACAGGTCGTAGCCAGTCGCTCAGGTTCATAAGCGATTCCTCATCTTATCATGTGTTTCATCCGTCTCGATGTGCCAGATCGATCGCTCACCGCTGAGCAGCAGTCTGCGTAAGGCTAGGCAGTCTTTGGTCGGTCAGTCGGATCGAACAGGTCCTGAGGTTAAGATATGAAGAAGATCGCCATATTATTGCTGAGCCTAGCGTTGTTGCTAACTGGATTGTCCTTGATATCGGAGGAGGCGGACGCCGCCGAGGTCGGACCTCCCGGAACACCGACGGGGGTTGGCGGCGTAGGATATATCGACGTCAGTTGGACGGCGGCACCGGGTACTCCGCTCTATTATTACATTTACAGCAACGTGGTCATGGGTACCGGTCCCGGCGAGGGGTCTTATATGAGCGGCTCGGCCCAAGGGAACCAACTGACCTATCAGCAGACACACAGATGCGAACCCGGCACACCCTCCCCCCTCACACCAGGCTATTCGATGTATTTCCAGGTCTCCGCATATTATGGCGGTTCGGAATTCCAGTATTCGGCCTGGGTGGGCCCGTTCACTTCGGTCGGTTATCCCGGCGCCCCCACGGCCCTGGCGTGCTCCAACGACGCTGGAAATGTCTCCCTTTCCTGGAGTGCACCTGCCTCTCTGGGCGGAGGCACCATAAGCAACTATACCATCTACCGTTCCACGACTTCGGGGACGGAGGTCGAGCTAGCAACCACTTCAGGCTCCGCCACATCCTTCACTGATCTCACGGTCGGAGGCGGCCAGACCTATTTCTACAAGGTCGCCGCCTTCAATGGCTACATAGGACCGAAATCCAATGAGGGTTCCGTCACAGTGCCCCCGGGAAAGCCTGCAGAGACACAGAACCTAGTGTGCACTCCAGGAGAGAACAGCATCATGCTGACCTGGGACGCCCCAGGGAACAATGGCGGTTCGGTCATAACCCACTATAACATCTATCGGTCGACCACTTCCGGGTCGGAATCGCTGATCGGCTCCACCACGGATGCCGGCCTGTTATATGAGGACGATACCGTCGAACTCGGTGAGACCTATTACTATCAGGTGGCCGCCGTGAACTCCAATGGCGTTGGCCACAAATGTCCGGAGATATCGATAACCTTCGCCACCTTCCCAAGCGCCCCGCTAAACCTTCAGGGTGTCATGGGATCGGGGAAGATCACATTGACCTGGGAAGCCCCCGTCAGTGACGGAGGTATTCCCATCACATACTATGATATAAACCGTCTCAACGAGTCGGATGGATTGGGATGGGTAGAGCAATTCGACTACGTGGAGGGCGGAATACATAGCTATAACGATACCTATGTCCAGCTAGGCAACCGATACCAATATTCCGTTATGGCCTGCAACAACGTCACTTACCCATATATCGACGGGCCGAAGTCGAACACCATCACCGTCAATTATGCCCTGGCCCCATCCGAGCCGTTCACCGTGAACCTAGCCCCCGGAGCGGGCACGATACTGGTCTCATGGAACGCCCCCAACTCCACCGGCGGTTCCCCGATCGAGGCATACTGGATCTTCTGGGGGACCTCCCCGGGGGCCCATACCAATTCTGCAAGCTCAGGATTGCTGACCAGCTACACCATCACGGGACTGGCCCGGAACACCACATACTACATCGCCGTCGCCGCCAACAATTCCGATGCACGGGGGCCATACAGTTCAGAGGTCCATGCGCAGACCCCCACCGTCCCGGGAGCGGTCGAGGACCTGATGATCATTTCGGACGATGGGCAAACGACGCTGTCTTGGACACCGCCCTCATCCAATGGACGTAGCGGAATCACGTACTACTGCATCTACCGTGGCATCTCGGCCGGGAGCGAGACCTATCTGGTCGGCAACACCGGCGCAAACTGCACCTGGATCGACCGTCCCCTGATCAACGGACACACGTACTATTACTCCGTTCATGCGCATAACGCCGTGGGAGCCGGATCGAACGTCACGTACTCGATCGTCCCGGCCACCACGCCTGGTTCCCCGACCAACATCCATGCCATCGGTGGTCTTTTCAAGATCACCGTCACCTGGAACCAACCGGTTGCCATCGGCGGAGGCATTCTCAACTACCAGGTCTACCGCGGATCGACCTGGGGTGACGCAACTCTGCACACCACCGTAGGCAATGTCACCACATACGACGATACCGTCGGCATGAATGAGACCTGGTCCTACTGGGTCCTCGGTCAGAACTGGGCCGGAGTGGGTTCGCGGTCAGGCCAGGCAATGGCAACCTCTTTCTCCCTTCCGAACGCACCGGCCATATCGGCGGTGACGTCCGGCAACGGATACGTGAACCTCGTCTGGTCGGCACCGTCATTCACCGGTAACACGCCTTTGACCGGCTACCAAGTGTACCGGTCCGCGTCCCCCGGGGCCGAATCGCTCCTATCCGATGCCGGCCTGGTACTTTCATATAATGACACCACGGCGATAAATGGCAACACCTATTACTACGTCTTGAAAGCGGTCAACGTGGTCGGAGAAGGACTGCCATCGGACGAGGTCTCGGCGACCCTGCCCGGCTTGCCGACCGCTCCGCTCGATATTTGGGTCAACGGCGGGATAGGGCAGATATCACTGCAATGGAGCGCCCCTCTATACATGGGCGGCGGGATCCAGCATTACCTGGTCTACCGTTCCCTGGACGGTGATGAGCGCCTCCTCGACACCATCGGCAACGTCACAAATTACGTCGATACGACCGCTGAGATCGGGGTCGTCTACGGATACCGGATCGCAGCCTCAAATCTGGCGGGCGAAGGTCCGTTGTCAGTCCAGGTGCAGGAGTCCACCATTTACCAGCCTAACGCCCCCTGGATGTTCACCGCCACCCCAGAGCTCGGATATGTGCACCTGGCATGGGCCAGTTCCACCAATGATGGCAACTCGGTCCTTCTGGGATACCGTATCTACCGCGCCGTCGATGACGGGTCGAAAACACTCCTGAAGGAGGTGGCCGCGGAAAGGCCACGGGGCGGCTCTCTCATGTCCAGGCTGCTGACGTATGACGACCGCGCCGTGGTCAACGGCACAAATTACTCCTATGCGATCACATCGTTCAACGTCGGCTATGAAAGCCCGTTATCGGGGAACGCGACGGCAATTCCGTACAACACGCCCTCGGCGCCCACCGGAGTCACGGTTACTGGCGGGTTGAGGAACGTTACGATATCCTGGTCCGCACCGGCACACGACAACGGCGCCAGCGTCACCGGATACTGGATCTCGTTCCAGGCGTATGCGGGCGGCGAGACATCGTACATCGATGCAGGGCTGGCCATGAGCCATCTGTTCCTCGGCCTGGAGAATGCCACAGCCTACTCTGTCAGGGTGCTGGCCTACAACATTGCCGGGAACGGATCGTACAGCGATATCATCTCGGGAATGACGTTCGGTCCGCCGTACGCTCCTACGATAAGCCTAACCTCGGGGGATGGATGGGTCAATGTATCGTGGTCGACTCCGTCCTCGGACTCCACTGTGCTGGGATACAAACTGTACCGCGGCATTGCAACCGGGGAGCTGACCCCGTACCAGACGCTCGGACCGCTCACGTTCTTCAATGATTCCTCATTGGTGAACGGTCTAGGATACATCTACAAGGTCCAGGCGATCAGTTCGTTGGGCCTCGGCGAAATGAGCGGAGAGCTCTCTGCCACTCCCTCTGCGGCTCCGACAGCGCCGACCGGCGTTATCGCGATCAGAGGGAACAGCAACGTCTCCCTGAGCTGGACCGCTCCGTCCAATGATGGCGGTTCTGTGATATCTGGCTATGCGTTGTATTGCGGCTCTGCGGAAGGGTCCGAGACATACCGTATTGCCGTGTCGGGCACAAAGTTCACCTTTGACGGTCTGACGAACGGCCTGCCCTACTTCTTCCGGGTGGCCGCGGTCAACGTCCGCGGAAACGGAACCTTGAGCTCGGTGGCGACCGCTACCCCTGCGACCGTCCCTGGGTTACCGGCCGATATTACGGCCACCCCGGCAGTGGGCAAAGTGGCGCTATCCTGGTCAGCTCCATTAGGCAATGGTGGCCTGACGATCGAAGGATACAACGTTTACCGCGGGACGACCGCAGGAACGATGGTTAAGATCGCGAATGTCACTCTGCTCAAGTATACGGATGAATCGGGTGTCCAGGGCATCGAATACTGGTATAAGGTCTCCTGCAGCAATGCCGAGGGTGAAGGTGCCGGTATCTCCGTGTCGGCCACCTCGTTGTATCCGCCACCAGCCCCGACCAGCGTGAATATTGAGCGCAGCGGCAGCAGTGCGGTCATCAAATGGGACATGCCTGTCGCGAACGCCACGAGCGGTCCGGTGTCCAGCTTCGCCATCTACCGTATCGATGCGTCCGGCAATGAGGTCCTGATCGCCATGGTTAACGACAGTGAGGCAAGGACGTATACGGACACGACCGCTCCGGATGGAACTGCCAACTATAGGGTGCAGGCGGTCTACGGCGACCTGGCCGGGTTCGAAGCGTCCCAAAGCACCGGGGTCACGCTTCCGGCGAAGGCGGCAGGAACGGACCTGTTCCTTCCGATCGCGGCATTGTTGGCGTTCGCAGCGATCTTGGTGTTGTTCCTGGTAGCAAGGAGAAGGAAGAAGGAACAGTAAGAGATTCTCCAAACCTTTTTTTTCAACTTTTTTTATCTCTTCATGCTCAATCAATATCCACCAGTTGTAAAAATCAAGTCGGTAGAATAGAACATTTCCTGGCAGAATCATGAATCGAAAGCAGGTCTGTCCGTATCCGTCAATAACCAGTAGCCTTGCTCATCATTTGTAGAAATATGGTGTATGGTCACTGCACGGCATTAGGAAGAACGCCGTTAACAGCCGCATTCGATAGACACCTACCAACGCATGGTCCACGCCTAGCGACCTTCGGCACGTTCAGTGACCGCTTCGGCTACCTACTTCGATCAGGTCCCCAAGGGTGGCCGAAAGGTCTCTGACATGACATCGGATGCTGGCTTGGAAATGACATCGATGCCAGACTAGGTTAAGGCAATTAGTCTATTATGAATAATGTTAACAATTGTTTACTTATATTGAAAAAAGATAGCGCAGCATCTGACATGGGAATACGTCCAATCTCGGGACATGTGTTCCGGCGATATGAATATTCATAAAAGAATAATAATTAGACAATCCAAATCATAATTTCAAATCATGGAGGGACAAAAATGTCAAAGATCAATTTGGACACGACGACAGTGGAAAGTCGAGAGCAGCGGTTGGGCACAGTTATTAGTTGGAGCGGATCGGCATCTGACCTTGTCAAGGAATCGCGCCGTTCACAAAAGTGTGATGGGAATGGAAAGAGGTGCAGCCTCTGCGATTACAAAGGACCGTTCACTCAAGGTTCGACATGCAGCGAACAGATGGTCGAGTGCCAGGCGGGGAATGTAAGAGGGGCTGTGCTGATACAGCATGCGCCGATAGGGTGCGCCACCTCACAAAGCGTGTTCAACTCGATCTACAGAAATGGTCTGGCAATAAGAGGGTTGCCAGTTGAGAACGTGAATATCGTCTGTACCAACATGGACGAGGGCGATGTCGTATTTGGAGGATCGGCTAAGCTCCGGGGAACGGTCGAGGATGTATGGGACCACTATCACCCAAAAGCGATATTCATCGGGACCTCATGTGCCTCTGGCATTATCGGAGACGATGTGGATAGCGTCGCATCGGAATACACGAAAAGTCTTGGAATCCCGGTTATGCCCCTCTATTGCGAAGGATTCAGGTCCAAACACTGGAGCACAGGCTTCGATGCCACGCAGCACGGGATATTGAGGCAGATCGTGACCAGAGATCCGAAGAGGAAGCAG encodes the following:
- a CDS encoding cation diffusion facilitator family transporter, whose protein sequence is MHKTRIAMLAIVVGIFIFLLKLAAYFTSNSVALLSDALESIINIVASIMMFAALSIAAKAEDEGHKYGHQKAENISALVEGVLIIVAAVLIIEASVGRIFDPVGFEDVNLGIIISLGATSLNGILATIMLRESKK
- a CDS encoding fibronectin type III domain-containing protein; protein product: MKKIAILLLSLALLLTGLSLISEEADAAEVGPPGTPTGVGGVGYIDVSWTAAPGTPLYYYIYSNVVMGTGPGEGSYMSGSAQGNQLTYQQTHRCEPGTPSPLTPGYSMYFQVSAYYGGSEFQYSAWVGPFTSVGYPGAPTALACSNDAGNVSLSWSAPASLGGGTISNYTIYRSTTSGTEVELATTSGSATSFTDLTVGGGQTYFYKVAAFNGYIGPKSNEGSVTVPPGKPAETQNLVCTPGENSIMLTWDAPGNNGGSVITHYNIYRSTTSGSESLIGSTTDAGLLYEDDTVELGETYYYQVAAVNSNGVGHKCPEISITFATFPSAPLNLQGVMGSGKITLTWEAPVSDGGIPITYYDINRLNESDGLGWVEQFDYVEGGIHSYNDTYVQLGNRYQYSVMACNNVTYPYIDGPKSNTITVNYALAPSEPFTVNLAPGAGTILVSWNAPNSTGGSPIEAYWIFWGTSPGAHTNSASSGLLTSYTITGLARNTTYYIAVAANNSDARGPYSSEVHAQTPTVPGAVEDLMIISDDGQTTLSWTPPSSNGRSGITYYCIYRGISAGSETYLVGNTGANCTWIDRPLINGHTYYYSVHAHNAVGAGSNVTYSIVPATTPGSPTNIHAIGGLFKITVTWNQPVAIGGGILNYQVYRGSTWGDATLHTTVGNVTTYDDTVGMNETWSYWVLGQNWAGVGSRSGQAMATSFSLPNAPAISAVTSGNGYVNLVWSAPSFTGNTPLTGYQVYRSASPGAESLLSDAGLVLSYNDTTAINGNTYYYVLKAVNVVGEGLPSDEVSATLPGLPTAPLDIWVNGGIGQISLQWSAPLYMGGGIQHYLVYRSLDGDERLLDTIGNVTNYVDTTAEIGVVYGYRIAASNLAGEGPLSVQVQESTIYQPNAPWMFTATPELGYVHLAWASSTNDGNSVLLGYRIYRAVDDGSKTLLKEVAAERPRGGSLMSRLLTYDDRAVVNGTNYSYAITSFNVGYESPLSGNATAIPYNTPSAPTGVTVTGGLRNVTISWSAPAHDNGASVTGYWISFQAYAGGETSYIDAGLAMSHLFLGLENATAYSVRVLAYNIAGNGSYSDIISGMTFGPPYAPTISLTSGDGWVNVSWSTPSSDSTVLGYKLYRGIATGELTPYQTLGPLTFFNDSSLVNGLGYIYKVQAISSLGLGEMSGELSATPSAAPTAPTGVIAIRGNSNVSLSWTAPSNDGGSVISGYALYCGSAEGSETYRIAVSGTKFTFDGLTNGLPYFFRVAAVNVRGNGTLSSVATATPATVPGLPADITATPAVGKVALSWSAPLGNGGLTIEGYNVYRGTTAGTMVKIANVTLLKYTDESGVQGIEYWYKVSCSNAEGEGAGISVSATSLYPPPAPTSVNIERSGSSAVIKWDMPVANATSGPVSSFAIYRIDASGNEVLIAMVNDSEARTYTDTTAPDGTANYRVQAVYGDLAGFEASQSTGVTLPAKAAGTDLFLPIAALLAFAAILVLFLVARRRKKEQ